CCGTGCGTACGACGTCACCGAGCCCATGGCCAGGCACACCAGCGACAGCACGAGGTAGAGCCGGTCCTCGGCCTGCCAGGCGAAGAACAGCGCCATGCCGCCGAACAGCGCCGCGTCGGCGATCCGGTCGAGGGTGGAGTCGAGGAACGCGCCGAACAGGTCGGTGCGCCCGACCTTGCGGGCCATCGCCCCGTCCACGAGGTCGCTGAAGACGAACACCGTCACCGCGACCACGCCCTGCCACAGCCAGCCCTGCGGGAAGCAGACCAGCGCAGCGGCCGAGACGCCCAGCGTGCCGATCACCGTGATGGCGTCGGGGCTGATGCCCAGCCTGATGAACAGGTCGATGAAGGGGGCGAGGGCTTTGCCCTGCCAGAAGGCCTTGAAGCGGTCGAGCATGGTGGCTAGACGCTAGCGGCACCGCCGACCGAGCTGGACAGCCGGGCGTAGTGTCGAGACATCGGCGCCACTCAGGGCGACGCGAAGCTGGGACCGCCATGAGCGACAAGTCACCCCGCCAGAGCAAGTCCGCCAAGTCGTCGAAGTCGATCAAGGAGAAGCGCGCCGACAAGCGGGACAAGGCCGCCGGCGCGGCCACCAGCTCGATGGAGGAGCTGACCGCGAAGAAGAAGCGCTAGGACGGCGCTTCGCCGGCCCAGGCCCGGGCCAGCAGCCCGCGGGTGTCCGAGAGCAGCTCGGGCAGGGTCTTGGTGCGGCCGATGATGGGCATGAAGTTCTGGTCGCCGGGCCAGCGTGGGACCACGTGCTGGTGCAGGTGGGCGGCGATCCCGGCGCCGGCGACGTGGCCCTGGTTCATGCCGATGTTGAAGCCGCCCGCGCCGCTCACCGCGCGGACGACGCTCATCGCGCGCTTGGTCAGCTCGCCGATCTCCACCATCTCCTCGGCGGTCGTCTCGGTGTAGTCCGCGATGTGCCGGTAGGGGCAGACCATGAGGTGGCCGGGCGAGTAGGGGTAGAGGTTGAGGACCGCGTAGGCCGTCCGGCCCCGGTGCACGACCAGGCCCTCCTCGTCGGGCAGGGACGGGATCCGGCAGAAGGGGCACTCCCCCGAGGTGGCGTCCGCGGGCTTGTTCTCGCCGCGGATGTAGGCCATCCGGTGCGGCGTCCACAACCGGTCCAGGCCGTCGGCCTCGCCCACGCCGTCCTGCACGACGCTCTCCTCGGTCGGCTCCTCGCTCACCCCGCCGCTCCGTCCAGGGCGGTCTCCAGCAGCGCCTCGACGGGTACGTCGGGCGCCAGGTCCACGCCGCGCGCCCGCGCCAGCCCCGCGATCTGCTCCCAGACCGACTCGGTCAACAGCTCCACGAACCGCTCGCGGTCGGGACGCAGCTCGGGCCGCGCGAGCCACCGCCGGGTCGAGGTGAACACCGCCCCCACCAGCCCGAAGACCAGCGGGTCCAGCGCCGCCACCTCGTCGGCGTCGAGCTCGACGTGCAGCACCTCGACCCCGACGTTGATGAGGTCCTCGATCTGCCCGGCGATCTGCTGGATCGCCTGCTCCATCTGTCCCGCGCCGCCCGGCGGGTCCTGCTGTGCGAAGGCGTGCACGCCCGGGTGCTCGGCCGCCCACCCGACGTACGCCGCCACGACGCGCCGGATGATGTCGACCGGGGTGCCCTCGAAGGACAGCGCCGGCACCAGCTCGGCCCGCAGCAGCTCCAGCGCCCGCCCCTGCACCGCCTGGTCCAGGTCGGCGCGGTCGGCGAAGTGCCGGTAGACGACCGTCCGGCTCAGCCCCGCCCGCTCGGCGATCTGCTGGACGTGGACCTCCACCCCCGGCGCGGACTCGGCCAGGACCGCGATCGCCGCGTCCAGGATGTGCTGGCGTCGCGCGGCGTTGTGGCTGTCCCAGCGCAGCTGTCTGCCGTCGCGCTTGGCTGCCATGGGACGAGGATAGGTGCCCGCGCCGCGCGGTCTCGTGGCGAGCGCACGTATCTGGCGGCACCCCCGCGGCTCCTGGAGGCCGATGCGCAGGTCCAGGGCTATCCCTGGTGCGCCGCGGGGCTCGCCACGTCGATGCTCCGCGGACGGGCGCGTCGTGTGCCCGTTCGCGAGTGGAGGTCGTCCAGTGGTCGCTGTCGCCGAAGGTCTCGCAGGAACCGTCCCCTGGCGGGCGGTCCTGGCCGCGGCCGCCGTGGCGCTCCTCGCCCCGGCCCTCGCGGCCACCGCGGGGCCCGGCGCCCAGGGCGCCCTGGCCCAGGTGCTCCCCCACGACGACCCGCCGACCGCCTCGGCGGGACCGGAGCAGTCCTACGCCCGGCTGCCGCTGTCCTTCGTGCGCGACGGCGGCACCTTCACGGCTCGGACGGCGGCCGGCACGGTCACCCTGCGCCACGGCGAGGCGGTGGTGGTGCCCCAGCACGGCGAGCGCACCGGGACGCCGGTCGTCATGGGTCTGGCCGGCGCCGCGCAGGTCGCGCCGCAGGTCCAGCAGCGCCTGCCCGGCGTGCTCAACGACCTGCGCGGTGACGACCCGAGCGCCTGGCGCACCGACGTGCCGACCTTCGGCCGGGTCCGCTACGCCGAGGTCTACCCCGGTGTCGACCTGGACTACCACGGCACGACCGGAACCCTCGAGTACGACTTCCGTCTCGCGCCCGGCGCCGACCCCGATCGCATCGCCGTCGACTTCCACGGCGCTGCGCTGCGGCTGACCCGGACCGGCGCGCTGGTCGTGGGCACCGGGGCCGACCGGATCCGGCAGGCCGCCCCCGTCGCCTTCCAGCCCTCGCCGGACGGCCGGGACGCCGTTCCGGCGCGGTTCACCCTGGACGGCGACCGGGTGGGTTTCTCCCTCGGCGCACACGACCCCTCCCGGGCGCTGGTCATCGACCCGCTGGTGCTGAGCTACGCCACGCTGCTGGGCGGCGCCGGCGACGACCGGGTCGCCGACATCGCGGTCGACGCCACCGGCGCGGCCTACCTGTCGGGCTGGACCGACTCCGACGCCTTCCCCACGACGGGTGGGGCCTACGACACGAGCCGGTCCGGGCTCGACGCGATCGTCACCAAGCTCAACCCCGCGGGCACGGCGCTCGTCTACTCGACCCTGCTGGGCGGCTCCGGAACGGACTTCGCCGACACCGTCGCGGTCGACTCCTCCGGGAGCGCCTACGTGGCCGGGCAGACGCAGTCGATCGGCTCGGCGCCGTCGCGGTTCCCGACGACGGCCGGCGCCTACACGACCGCCAGCGGCGACGCCGGCTTCGGCGACGCCTTCGTGACCAGGCTCAACCCCGCCGGCAACGGCCTCACCTACTCCGCGGTCTTCGGGGGCAGCGACCAGGAGGAGGTCCGGGCGATCGCACTCGACCCGAGCGGGGCCGCCTACGCCGGCGGCTACACCGCGTCGACCGGCAACGCCTCGACGACGTTCCCCTCCTCGCCCGGCGCGTACCAGCTCACCCCCAGAGGGACGAGCCGCGACGGCTTCGTGGTCAAGCTGGACGCCTCGGGCGCGCGGGCCTACGCGACCTACCTGGGCGGGCAGAGCCAGGACGAGGTGAACGGCATCGACGTGGACCCGCAGGGCCACGCCTACGTCACCGGCTTCGCCTACGGCAGCACCTCCGACACCTTCCCGACGACGAGCGCCACGCGCTTCGCTCCCGTCGAGGACAACGGCGTCGACGCCTACCTGAGCCGGCTGTCCGCCGACGGCTCGACCCTCGAGTACTCCACCGGCATCGGCACCGACGGCAACGGCAGCGCCAACAACGGGTCCGACTTCGGGTACGCCGTCGCGGTCGGCCCGAGCGAGGGGACCGCCTACATCACGGGCACGAGCCTCACCGGCAGCGGACCGAACGGCGACTTCCCGCTCAAGCACCCGTACGAGGGACGCAACGGCAGCTGCTGCTACGGGCAGGACCTCTTCGTCGCGGAGTTCGACACCACCCGGAGCGGCGACGCCTCGCTCGTCTACTCCACCCTCATCGGCGGCGGCGGCGCGGAGGGCGGGACCGCGATCGACGTGGACTCGACCGGGGCGGCCTACGTCGGGGGTGTCGTCGCCAGCGAGAGCCAGCCCGGCGACCCGTACGACACCACCCCGGACGAGCTCGGCGGCGGCGCCGGCCGCGGTCGGGCGTTCGTGACCAAGGTCGTGCAGAGCGGCAGCGGGAACGCCGGCCTGGGCTTCTCGACGACCCTCCAGGGCACCAGCTACCTCGACGGGCTCGGCGGCCTGGTCTACGACGAGACCGCGGGGGCGGTGCACGTCGGCGGCACCAGCCGCAGCGGCTCCCTCCTCACGACTCCGGGCGCGTTCCAGACCGCGGGGGCCGGTGACCGGGACGGCTTCGCGGCCACCGTCACCGTGGGGACGACCCCGCCCGACACCACCGCGCCCGACACCACGATCACCAGCGGGCCGGCCGCGGGCTCGACGCTCACCGGCGCCTCGGTGTCGTTCGGCTTCTCGGCCACCGAGAGCTCGACGTTCGAGTGCGCCTACGACGGTGGCGGCTTCGCGGCGTGCGGCACGCCCAGTCCGGGGCTGTCCGGCTCGGACACGCGCACCCTGGCGAACGGGTCTCACACCTTCGCGGTCCGGGCCCGCGACGCCGCCGCGAACGCCGACCCCACCCCGGCCACGCGCACCTTCACCGTGGCCGTCGCCGTGCCGCCGCCGCCGGCCCCGCCGGCGGACACCACCCCGCCCGACACGGTCATCACCCAGGCGCCGCCGGCGCGGGTGAGGGTGAAGCGCAAGGCCACGGTGAGCGTGGGCTTCACCTCGACCGAGCCCGGCTCGCGGTTCACCTGCCGGGTCGACGGCGGGCCGGCTCAGCCGTGCGTGTCCGGCGCGGCCTTCCGCCTCGGCCGGGGCCAGCACACGATCACCGTCACCGCCGTCGACGCCGCGGGCAACGCGGACCCGGCGCCGGCGTCGGTCCGGGTGACGGTCAAGAAGAAGAGGCCGAGGCCCGGGGCCGGTGGGGGCGGGAGGGGCTGAGCCGGCCGGCTTCGACGTCGTCGAGCAGGGTGGCCACGCTCTCCTGGGCGTCGGCCCGGGTCGTGCCCAGGAATCCGCGCGGGCCGCGCTTGGCCCAGCCGGCGACGTACTCCCCCGGGCGCAGGCGCCCGCGCTCGTGCGCGACCGGCTGGTGCTCGTGCCCGACGGCGCCGACGACGAGGTCGGCGGCGAGCTCCTCGCCGTCGGCCAGCCGTACGCCGGACGGCAGCACCGCGGTGACCGGAGCGTCGAAGCGCAGCACGATCCGCGGCCGACCCGTGGGGCGCCGCGCGGCGAGGTCCGTCAGCAGCCGCTCCCGCACACCCCGGCCCTCGGGCGGGGCGGAGCGCAGCAGCACGTCGACGCCCTCGAGCCCGGCCAGGCCCACCAGCTCGGGGGTGGTGAGGGCCGCGTGCTCGACACCGCGGCGCCCGAGCACGCTCACCTCGGTGGCGCCGACGCGCGGCCCGACCAGGAGCCGCGCGGTGTCGAGGGCGACGTTGCCGGCACCGACGACCACGGCCCGCTCGACGGCCGGCAGGGCGAGCGCGACCTCCGGGTCACCGTTGGCCCAGCGCGCGAGGGTGGTGGCGCCGAGCACCCCCTCGTCCCCCGGTACGCCGAGCGCACGGTCCGCGCTCGCGCCGGTGGCCCACACCACCGCGTCGTAGGCCTCCGGCAGGTCGGCGCGCGAGCGGACCTCGACGCCGAGGCGGTAGCGGAAGCCGGGCTGGGCCGCGATCACCTCGAAGAGCCGGGCGATGCCGCGGGTGTCGACGTGGTCGGGCGCGACGCCGTACCGCGCGAGCCCGTGCGGCTCGCGGCGCCGGTCGTAGACGTCGACGCCCACCCCGGGGTGGCGCAGCAGCTCGTCGGCGGTGTGGAGGCCGGCCGGGCCGGCGCCCACGACGGCGACCCGCAGGTCTCGTGCGACCGGGCGCCGCGGGGGCGGCACCAGCGCGACCGGGGTGCGGTCGGCGTGCGGGAAGACGTCGTAGTACTCCGCGGCCAGCTCGACGAAGGGCCGCTGGTCGGGCCGGAGCGCGTGGTCGGGGACGATCGCACCCACCGGGCAGGCGGTGACGCAGGCGCCGCAGCCCACGCAGGTGGCCGCGTCGATGAAGACCATCTCGGTCGTCGCGAACCCCGGCTCGCCCGGCGCCGGGTGGATGCAGTTGACGGGGCAGGCCGTCACGCACGAGGCGTCGGCGCAGCAGGGCTGGGTGACGACGTACGGCACGGCGAGGCCCTGGTCAGGCGGCCGCCGACGCCGGCTGGCTGCGGTAGCGCGAGGGCCGGCCGTCGATGCCGAGTCGCCTCCACAGCCGGCGGGAGACCGGGTTCACCAGGCCGGCGTTCTCGGCCAGCATGCGCACGTCGCCGAACATGTCGCGCAGCACCCACCGCGACTGCGGCGCGTCCCAGTAGACCTCGCGCAGCACCGCGTCGGGGATGCCCATGTCGCGCCGCGCCTGCCGGCTCGGGACCAGGATCACGTCGGCCAGCCAGCGCATCAGCACCGGGACGAGCAGCGACAGCAGGAACCGCTGGCCCCGGCCGAGCCGGGCCGCGCGGTGCTCGACGTAGGTGTGCGCGAAGCCGATGTGCCGCGCCTCCTCGGCCACGTGGATCTGCATGATCCGCTCCAGCAGCGGGTGCAGCGGCCCGCCGCTGCGCAGGATCGACTTCTGGACGTGGTCGATGGGCTCCTCGCCGGCCAGCACGCCGACGAAGAAGCCGACCGGCACCCGGTTCGCGAACAGCGGCAGCAGCGGCGCCAGGGTCGTGAACAGCCGTGGGGCGCCGGCCACCCGCTGGCCCGAGCGGTTCACGAACTCCTGGAACATCTGCGTGTGGTGGCACTCCTCGGTCGCCTCGTGGGTGGCGTAGCGGAACTCGGGCGTGCCCTCGGGCAGGGTGAAGGCGAAGTTCATCAGCCCGGCGATGAGCACCTGCTCGAACTGCAGCCCGACCTTGGTCACGTTGGCCTGCCGGTAGAGCCCGACCCGGACCTGCTCCTCGAGCGGCAGGCCGCGGTACCACGCGGTCCGGCCCAGGACGTCGGCCTCCGGCAGCACCCAGCGCGGGTCGTGCGGGTCCACGGCGTACGCCGGGTCGTCCCAGGCGATGTCGGCGAAGGCGTCGAAGTGCTGGTGCACCGACGCCTCGCTCAGCGTGCGCAGGGTGTCGTGGTAGCTCACCGAGGGTCGAGAGGAGGCCATGCCTCTATTACTGCGACACGGTGTCGCGATGTCAAGGGGTACGCGCGACACCGCGTCACACTTTCCGGAAGAACTCCCCCAGCCGCTGCTCCCCGCCCGGGCAGGTGACGTTGACGTCGCGGGCGTCCTCGACCCACTGGGCCAGCACCGCCTCGCCGCCCTGGATCGACCAGTCCTCGCCGCACCGGCTCTCGGCCTCGGACCGCGAGGTCTGGCCGGCGGCGCGCCACTCGGGCACGCCGAGGCTCAGGTCGCCGACCAGCCCGGACCAGATGGCCGGCGTGGAGTAGACCCCGACCCGGTAGCCCGCGTCGAGGTAGCCCTGCGCGGCGCCGAGCACCACCTCGGCGTTGGCCGCCGTGCTGGTCGACCACTCGTAGTGCGGCACCTGCTCGACGTCGAGCCAGACCACCGGCGAGTCGAGGCCGGCCGCCTCCATCGACGCGATGTTGAACTCCGCTTGGGCGTGACCGGCCTCCTGGAGCCCGCCGTACTGCTGCTGGGCGGCGTCGTCGGGCCAGCTGATCACGGAGTACGCCGAGACGAGCAGCCCCCGCCCCTCGGCCCAGGCCACCTGGTCGGCCAGGCAGGGGTTGGCGTGGAAGCCGGGGCCGTTGGTGAGTCCGATGACGACGTACTCCGCCTGGGCGGTGGGCATCGGCTGACCCGAGGTCTCCTTGTAGGGGATGCCCATCCCGGGCGGGCACTGCGGCCAGCTGATGTCGGCGCCGAGCACCGGGCCGTCGCGCGGCGGGATCGACGCGCCCTCGGCGTTCAGCTGCGCCGCCTGCTCCTGGGCAGCGGCGGCCAGCTTGACCAGGGACTCGTGCCGCTCGAGCACCTGCGGGTCCACCGGCGGTGCGGTGGGCGGCGCGGCCGACGACGCGCTCGGGGACGCGGGCTCCGGTGCGGCGGTGCCGTCGTCCGAGGAGGCGCTGCCGCAGCCGGCCAGCAGCACGGCCGCCGCCGCGAGCGGCAGCAGCCTCACCCCTTCTCCCAGACCGAGACGTGCGACTCGCTCTCGGCGGTGAACGGCGTGCGGTCCCACCACTCGTAGCGCTCGCGCAGCTCCATCCCGGCCAGCCGGGCCATCAGGTCCAGCTCGGCGGGCCAGGCGTAGCGGAACGGCACCGACGCGCGGCGGTAGGTCCCGTCCTCGGTCAGCGTGTAGTGGTGCGACCACATCAGCTGGGTGACGGGGTCGTACTCGTCGACGCCGACGTGCTCCTCGCTGTGGTCGAAGACCCGGAACTGCCGGCCGTCCTGGGCGCCGAGCACCCCCGGCACGCTCGTCTCCACCACGAAGCAGCCGCCGGGGCGCAGGTGCCGGGCGGCGTTGGCGAACGTCGCGACCTGGGCCTCCTGCGAGGCGACGTTCCCGATGGTGTTGAAGACCAGGTAGACCAGGTCGAACTCCCCCACCAGCCCCACGCCGGCCTGGGTGGTGCTGAAGTCGCCGAGCTCGACCGGGATCTCTGCGCCGCGGGGCTTGGCCCGCAGGCGGGCGACCATGGCCTCGGACAGGTCGATGCCGTGCACCTCGACCCCGCGCGCGGCCAGCGGCAGCGCGACCCGACCGGTGCCGATGGCCAGCTCCAGCGCACGACCGCCGTCCCCGGCCAGGTCGGCCAGGAAGCCCGACTCCTCCTCCAGGTGCGCCGCGGAGAACCGCACGTCCGCCTCGTCGTCGTACGACGCGGCGACGCGCTCCCCGAAGTGGTTGGCCAGGTCGCTCAACGCTCGCTCAGCTCACACCTGCTCGCGCGACTCCACCGCGGCGACGACGCGCGCGATCGCGTCCTCCACCGACACGCCGTTGTCCTGGTGGCCGTCGCGGTAGCGGAACGAGACCGCACCGGCGGCCACGTCGTCGTCTCCCGCGATCATCATGAACGGCACCTTCTGGAGCTGGGCGTTGCGGATCTTCTTCTGCATCCGGTCGTCGGACTCGTCGACCTCGACGCGGATCCCGGCCTTCTGCAGTTGCCGCGCGACGTCGTACAGGTAGTCAACGTGCCGCTCGGCGATCGGGATGCCCTGGACCTGCACCGGCGCCAGCCAGGGCGGGAACGCTCCGGCGTAGTGCTCGACCAGGACACCCAGGAACCGCTCGATGGAGCCGAACTTCGCGGAGTGGATCATCACCGGCTGCTGGCGGGTGCCGTCGGCGGCCTGGTACTCCAGGTCGAAGCCCTTGGGCTGGTTGAAGTCGTACTGGATGGTCGAGAGCTGCCAGGTCCGGCCGATCGCGTCGCGCGCCTGCACCGAGATCTTGGGGCCGTAGAACGCCGCCCCACCGGGGTCGGCGACCAGCTCGAGCCCGGACTCCTCGGCCGCCTGCTGGAGCACCGCGGTGGCGGTGGCCCAGTCCTCGTCGGTGCCGACGAACTTGTCCGGCTTGGAGTCGTCGCGGGTGGAGAGCTCGAGGTAGAAGTCGTCGATCCCGAAGTCGCGCAGCAGGCTGAGGCAGAAGTCCAGCAGGTGCTTGATCTCGGCGTCGGCCTGCTCCGGGGTGATGTAGGAGTGCGAGTCGTCCTGGGTCATGCCGCGCACCCGGGTCAGGCCGTGGACCACGCCGGACTTCTCGTAGCGGTAGACGCCGCCGAACTCGAACAGCCGCAGCGGCAGCTCGCGGTAGGACCGTCCGCGCGAGCGGAAGATCAGGTTGTGCATGGGGCAGTTCATGGCCTTGAGGTAGTAGTTCGCGCCCTCGAGCTCCATGGGCGGGAACATCCCGTCGGCGTAGTACGGCAGGTGCCCGGAGAGGTGGAAGGTCCCCTCCTTGCTGATGTGCGGGGTCCCGACGTACTGGAACCCCTCCTCGATGTGCCGGCGGCGGACGTAGTCCTCCATCTCCCGCTTGATGACCCCGCCCTTGGGGTGGAAGACCGCGAGGCCGGAGCCGAGCTCGTCGGGGAAGGAGTAGAGGTCGAGGTCGCGGCCGAGCTTGCGGTGGTCGCGCTTCTCGGCCTCCTCGAGCCGGTGCAGGTGCTCCTCCAGCGCCTCCTTGGACTCCCACGCGGTGCCGTAGATGCGCTGCAGCTGCTTGTTCTTCTCGTCGCCGCGCCAGTACGCCGCCGCGGTGCGCATCAGCCTGAACGCGGGGATCCGCTTGGTGGTCGGCAGGTGCGGGCCGCGGCACAGGTCGCTCCACGCGACCTCGCCGTCGCGACGGACGTTGTCGTAGATGGTGAGCTCGCCGGCGCCGACCTCGACGCTCGCGCCCTCGGCCGCGTCGTCGCTCTTGCCCGAGCCCTTGAGGCCGATGAGCTCGATCTTGTAGGGCTCGTCCTTCAGCTCGTCCAGCGCGTCGGCGTCGGTGGTGACGCGCCGGGAGAACCGCTGGCCCTCCTTGATGATCTTGCGCATCCGGGTCTCGATCTTCTCGAGGTCCTCGGGCACGAACGGGGTCGGCACGTCGAAGTCGTAGTAGAAGCCGTCGCGCACCGGCGGGCCGATGCCGAGCTTGGCCTCCGGGAAGAGGTCCTGGACCGCCTGGGCCATCACGTGGGCGGCCGAGTGGCGCAGGATGTCGTGGCCGTCGGCGCTGTCGATCGCCACGCCCTCGACCTCGTCGCCGTCCTGGAGCTCGTAGGCGAGGTCCTTGAGCGCGCCGTTGACGCGGGCGGCGATGACGTCCGGCTGGTCCTGGAACGGCTCCCAGGCCTTGGTGCCCGTCGTGACCTGCCGCTCCTCACGCTGACCTGCGTGGACGAGGGCGATCTTCAGCTCGGACATGGGGCGATCGTAACGACGGGCCCGCGGGCGCCGCGCCCCGGTTTCCCCGGGGCGCGGCGCTCACGTCCGGCCGGGCTACCGCCTCGGCGCGCTGCGCGAGTCCGCGGGGTCGGCGCCGAGCCGGACCTCGCGACCGTCGCTCACGCCACCGCCGTCGGTGTCGTAGTTCAGCGGGTCGGTGCGGTGCCGGTCGTAGGCCTTGTTGCGCGAGCCCTTGATCTCCTCGCGGTCGGTGAGGCCGTCGTGGTCGGAGTCCTTGACCGCCGGGTTGCTGAACAGCCGCCGCAGGGTCACGACGCCCTTCGTGGTGCGCACCTGCTGGTGGATCCGCTTGCCCTTGACCTCCTTGCCGTCCGCGAGCCCGTCGCCGTCGGTGTCCTTGCCGCACGGGTTGGTCCGCACGACGCCGATGACCTGGGTCTGGTGGTGGCGCAGCTTGACCCGGCGGTTGATCCGGAAGCCGTTCCACTCCGTGGCGTCGAGCAGCCTGTCGTGGTCGGTGTCCGGGCTCAGCGGGTCGGTCCGGCACGTCGTGCCGGCCAGGCCGAGGACCTCCTGGCCGTCGCTGAGCCCGTCGCCGTCGGTGTCCGCCTTGGCCGGGTCCGTGCCCAGCTGCTGCTCGCGCGTGGTGGACAGGCCGTCGCCGTCCGGGTCGCCCGGCGTACCGGGACCACCTGGGCCGCCGGGGACCGACGGCAGGTCGTCGGCCGCGTCGAGCGGGTCGGAGTGCCGGCCCACCTCGGTGCCGTCGGGCACGCCGCCGCCGTCGGTGTCCGCCTTCTTCGGGTCGGTGCCGTAGGCGTGCACCTCGGCGCCGTCGAGCAGCCCGTCGTCGTCGGTGTCCGCGTCGTGCGGGTCGGTGCCGAGCGTGGCCTCCTCGCCGTCGGTGAGGCCGTCCTGGTCGGCGTCGGCCAGGCCGGCGACGTCGTCGGCCGGGTTCAGCGGGTCGGTCCCGTTGAGGACCTCGGCGCCGTCGCCCACGCCGCCGTTGTCGGTGTCGGTGTCCAGCGGGTCGGTGCCACGGGTGACCTCGTCGCCGTCGTCGAGGCCGTCACCGTCGGTGTCGGCCTTGAGGGGGTCGGTGTGCCGCACGTTGACCTCGTTGCCGTCCGTCAGGCCGTCGCCGTCGGTGTCCGCGACCTTCGGGTCGGTGTGCGACGTGCCGATCTCGACCCCGTCGGACAGCCCGTCGCCGTCGGTGTCGGCCTTCTTCGGGTCGGTGCCGTAGGTGTGCACCTCGGCGCCGTCCTTGACGCCGTCGCCGTCGGTGTCGGGGTTGTTGGGGTTGGTCCCGGCCGCCTGCTCCTCGGCGTTGGTCAGGCCGTCGCCGTCCGGGTCGTCGCTGGTGGGGACCGAGCAGTCCACGCCGCCCGCGGGCGCCTGGGCCGAGACCGCCATCGGCGCCGTGCCGAGGCTGACCGTGGCCAGCGGCAGCGCGCTCGGGCCGACCCGCAGCTCGACGCGCAGCAGGTCGTCCAGCGTGGCCTGGCCGAGCGCGCCCTGGGAGGCGTTGGTCGGCGTGAAGGCGGTGATCCTCAGGCTGATGTCGAGCAGCGGGTTGCTGGGCAGCACGACCGGGACCGTGACCGGCTGGCCGTTGAGCGGGATCGGCACCGTCTGGGGTCCGACCACCGCGGTGATCGTCGGCGGGTCGACCAGCTGCACGGTGCCCGTCGTGCCGTTCGAGGTCGCCCGCAGCGTGACCGGGTCCGAGACGTGCACCTGCACCTGGCCGCCGAGCAGCCGGAGGTCGCCGACGGTCGTCGTCGCGGTCGAGACCACGTCGCTGCGACCGTCCTGGCGGTCCACCAGCTCGGTCGTCGCGGTGGTCGCCGAGGCGCCGACGTGGGCCAGGTACGGCACCCCCGGCAGGCCGTCGCCGACGGCCGCCGTGGCCAGGGTCGTGGTGCTCCTGGAGACGAGTCGGCGGCCGCCGACGGACGGTACGCACGGCGTACCGTCCGCCGCGACCACCGAGCCACTGGTCAACCCCACATCAGCCAGCGGGCCCAGTGGTACGTCGACCAGCTCGCGGCTCAGCGGACCCGACGTCGGCGGCGCCGCGGTCTGCACCGAGTCGACCGGCAACCGGTTGCCGAGCAGGTCGAGGTCGAGGTTGGCCGACTGCGCCGTCGCGCGGGTCGCGCTGGCGCCGTCGGCGGTCGCCTGCGCGTGCCCGACCCTGAGGGTCGTCAGCGTGCCGGCGTTGGGCAGCAGGCTCGGCAGGACCTGGACCTTCGCGAGGTCGAGCAGGTCGCCGTGAGCACTGGCGGTGTAGCCCTGGGAGGGAGGAGCCGCGGGCGCCGCCGACGCCGACTGGCCGGGCAGCAGCCAGGCCGTCGTGAGGGCGCACGCGACGGCGAGGGGGAGGGAACGTCGCATGGTGGAGTTGTCCTTGTGGGGTTGGGATTCCGGTCCGAGGACGCCCCCCAGGGCTCCGCGCGCGAGCCCCGTGCCCCGCTTCGTGCTCGCCCAGCGAAACACGGTCGTCGCCGTGCTCGTCGCGGGAAATGCAGAAAGCCACCCGAGTGGGTGGCTGTCTGATGCTGCTGGTCTTGCTGGTCTTGCTGGTGGGCGATACTGGGTTCGAACCAGTGACCTCTTCGGTGTGAACGAAGCGCGCTACCACTGCGCCAATCGCCCCGGCGACGAGCGACTCTAGTGCATCACCCGAGGTGCTCCAGCATCGCCGCCTCGCGCTCGGCCCAGGCCCGCGCCGCGGCCTGGGTGACCGGGCCCGGCACCGGCAGCGCGCGGCCGTCCCAGTGGCTCACCGGCTGCACGTCTCGCGTGGTGCTGACGA
This genomic window from Nocardioides anomalus contains:
- a CDS encoding class I SAM-dependent methyltransferase, translating into MSDLANHFGERVAASYDDEADVRFSAAHLEEESGFLADLAGDGGRALELAIGTGRVALPLAARGVEVHGIDLSEAMVARLRAKPRGAEIPVELGDFSTTQAGVGLVGEFDLVYLVFNTIGNVASQEAQVATFANAARHLRPGGCFVVETSVPGVLGAQDGRQFRVFDHSEEHVGVDEYDPVTQLMWSHHYTLTEDGTYRRASVPFRYAWPAELDLMARLAGMELRERYEWWDRTPFTAESESHVSVWEKG
- a CDS encoding AurF N-oxygenase family protein, with translation MASSRPSVSYHDTLRTLSEASVHQHFDAFADIAWDDPAYAVDPHDPRWVLPEADVLGRTAWYRGLPLEEQVRVGLYRQANVTKVGLQFEQVLIAGLMNFAFTLPEGTPEFRYATHEATEECHHTQMFQEFVNRSGQRVAGAPRLFTTLAPLLPLFANRVPVGFFVGVLAGEEPIDHVQKSILRSGGPLHPLLERIMQIHVAEEARHIGFAHTYVEHRAARLGRGQRFLLSLLVPVLMRWLADVILVPSRQARRDMGIPDAVLREVYWDAPQSRWVLRDMFGDVRMLAENAGLVNPVSRRLWRRLGIDGRPSRYRSQPASAAA
- a CDS encoding glycoside hydrolase family 25 domain-containing protein, with amino-acid sequence MRLLPLAAAAVLLAGCGSASSDDGTAAPEPASPSASSAAPPTAPPVDPQVLERHESLVKLAAAAQEQAAQLNAEGASIPPRDGPVLGADISWPQCPPGMGIPYKETSGQPMPTAQAEYVVIGLTNGPGFHANPCLADQVAWAEGRGLLVSAYSVISWPDDAAQQQYGGLQEAGHAQAEFNIASMEAAGLDSPVVWLDVEQVPHYEWSTSTAANAEVVLGAAQGYLDAGYRVGVYSTPAIWSGLVGDLSLGVPEWRAAGQTSRSEAESRCGEDWSIQGGEAVLAQWVEDARDVNVTCPGGEQRLGEFFRKV
- the thrS gene encoding threonine--tRNA ligase translates to MSELKIALVHAGQREERQVTTGTKAWEPFQDQPDVIAARVNGALKDLAYELQDGDEVEGVAIDSADGHDILRHSAAHVMAQAVQDLFPEAKLGIGPPVRDGFYYDFDVPTPFVPEDLEKIETRMRKIIKEGQRFSRRVTTDADALDELKDEPYKIELIGLKGSGKSDDAAEGASVEVGAGELTIYDNVRRDGEVAWSDLCRGPHLPTTKRIPAFRLMRTAAAYWRGDEKNKQLQRIYGTAWESKEALEEHLHRLEEAEKRDHRKLGRDLDLYSFPDELGSGLAVFHPKGGVIKREMEDYVRRRHIEEGFQYVGTPHISKEGTFHLSGHLPYYADGMFPPMELEGANYYLKAMNCPMHNLIFRSRGRSYRELPLRLFEFGGVYRYEKSGVVHGLTRVRGMTQDDSHSYITPEQADAEIKHLLDFCLSLLRDFGIDDFYLELSTRDDSKPDKFVGTDEDWATATAVLQQAAEESGLELVADPGGAAFYGPKISVQARDAIGRTWQLSTIQYDFNQPKGFDLEYQAADGTRQQPVMIHSAKFGSIERFLGVLVEHYAGAFPPWLAPVQVQGIPIAERHVDYLYDVARQLQKAGIRVEVDESDDRMQKKIRNAQLQKVPFMMIAGDDDVAAGAVSFRYRDGHQDNGVSVEDAIARVVAAVESREQV